A window of Cellulomonas fimi contains these coding sequences:
- a CDS encoding glycoside hydrolase family 13 protein, giving the protein MTWTVEDAPWWTRAVVYQVYPRSFADSDGDGVGDLRGVLDHVDHLAALGVDVVWLSPIYPSPQDDNGYDISDYQDVDPSFGTLADLDALLVALHERGMRLVMDLVVNHTSDEHPWFVESRSSADSPKRDWYWWRPPRHGMAPGQPGAEPTNWRSFFSGPAWELDEATGEYYLHLFSRKQPDLNWENPEVRQAVYAMMRWWLDRGVDGFRMDVINLVSKDPALPDGPVRDGVLGDGSAAYTNGPRIHEFLAEMHREVFAGRPDRLLTVGEMPGVTVEHARLFTDPARAEVDMVFQFEHVGLDHGPGGKFDVRPLRLRDLKASFGRWQAELADVGWNSLYWNNHDQPRIVSRFGDDGAYRRESATMLGTVLHLHRGTPYVYQGEELGMTNARFDSFDDYRDIESLRHVAEARAHGHATDDELLDGLAAMSRDNARTPMQWDASEHAGFTTGTPWLPVHPNHVEVNAAAARADERSVFHHYRRLIELRHTDPVVALGDFTMLLPDHEHVYAFTRSLDGDALLVLGNFSGDEQDVTVDVAAGSALVLGNYDDDATPDGDGRVRLRPWEAQVRRVAR; this is encoded by the coding sequence ATGACGTGGACCGTCGAGGACGCCCCGTGGTGGACCCGCGCCGTCGTCTACCAGGTGTACCCGCGCTCGTTCGCCGACTCCGACGGCGACGGCGTCGGGGACCTGCGGGGCGTCCTCGACCACGTCGACCACCTCGCCGCGCTCGGCGTGGACGTCGTCTGGCTGTCGCCGATCTACCCGTCGCCGCAGGACGACAACGGGTACGACATCAGCGACTACCAGGACGTCGACCCGTCGTTCGGCACGCTCGCCGACCTCGACGCGCTGCTCGTGGCGCTGCACGAGCGCGGCATGCGGCTGGTCATGGACCTCGTCGTCAACCACACGTCCGACGAGCACCCGTGGTTCGTCGAGTCGCGCTCGTCGGCGGACAGCCCGAAGCGTGACTGGTACTGGTGGCGCCCGCCGCGGCACGGCATGGCGCCGGGGCAGCCGGGCGCGGAGCCGACGAACTGGCGGTCGTTCTTCTCGGGTCCCGCGTGGGAGCTCGACGAGGCCACGGGCGAGTACTACCTGCACCTGTTCAGCCGCAAGCAGCCCGACCTCAACTGGGAGAACCCCGAGGTCCGGCAGGCGGTCTACGCGATGATGCGCTGGTGGCTCGACCGCGGGGTCGACGGCTTCCGCATGGACGTCATCAACCTCGTCTCGAAGGACCCGGCGCTGCCCGACGGCCCGGTCCGCGACGGCGTGCTCGGCGACGGCAGCGCGGCCTACACGAACGGGCCGCGCATCCACGAGTTCCTCGCCGAGATGCACCGCGAGGTGTTCGCAGGGCGCCCCGACCGCCTGCTCACGGTGGGGGAGATGCCCGGCGTCACCGTCGAGCACGCACGCCTGTTCACCGACCCCGCGCGCGCCGAGGTCGACATGGTGTTCCAGTTCGAGCACGTCGGCCTCGACCACGGGCCGGGCGGCAAGTTCGACGTGCGGCCGCTGCGGCTGCGCGACCTCAAGGCGTCGTTCGGCCGCTGGCAGGCCGAGCTCGCCGACGTCGGGTGGAACAGCCTCTACTGGAACAACCACGACCAGCCGCGCATCGTGTCCCGCTTCGGCGACGACGGCGCCTACCGGCGCGAGTCCGCGACGATGCTCGGCACCGTGCTCCACCTGCACCGCGGGACGCCGTACGTCTACCAGGGCGAGGAGCTCGGGATGACGAACGCGCGGTTCGACTCGTTCGACGACTACCGCGACATCGAGTCGCTGCGGCACGTCGCCGAGGCCCGCGCGCACGGGCACGCGACCGACGACGAGCTGCTCGACGGGCTCGCCGCGATGAGCCGCGACAACGCGCGCACGCCCATGCAGTGGGACGCGTCGGAGCACGCCGGCTTCACCACCGGCACCCCGTGGCTTCCCGTCCACCCGAACCACGTCGAGGTCAACGCGGCCGCGGCGCGCGCCGACGAGCGGTCGGTGTTCCACCACTACCGCCGCCTGATCGAGCTGCGGCACACCGACCCGGTCGTGGCGCTCGGCGACTTCACGATGCTGCTGCCCGACCACGAGCACGTCTACGCGTTCACGCGGTCGCTCGACGGCGACGCCCTGCTGGTGCTCGGGAACTTCTCGGGCGACGAGCAGGACGTCACGGTCGACGTCGCCGCGGGCTCGGCGCTCGTGCTCGGGAACTACGACGACGACGCCACCCCGGACGGCGACGGGCGGGTCCGGCTGCGGCCGTGGGAGGCGCAGGTCCGGCGCGTCGCGCGCTGA
- a CDS encoding carbohydrate ABC transporter permease: MTATAAPPVGGLVGDDADAVDTTGPRRPSWRHRRRAAEPGEPGGRTNWWLTGLMIFLSLSILVPMYLVVVTALKTPDQLSGAGFDLPSPVTFGNFGEAWRLTDFPRSALNSAVITVGAVVLTLLTNSMVAYAIARNMHRRLFKGLFFYFIAALFVPFPILMLTVAKLTAQLHLDNQAGLILLYTVFGLSFNVFVYVAYIHSIPKELEEAAIMDGANAWTVFWKVIFPLLRPMNATVGIITCVWAWNDFMLPLVILSDPEAATLPLQQYVFQAQFSTNYTVAFASYLLAMVPLLVVYVLAQRWVISGVTRGAIK, translated from the coding sequence ATGACCGCCACCGCCGCACCGCCCGTGGGCGGCCTCGTCGGCGACGACGCCGACGCCGTCGACACCACCGGTCCGCGCCGCCCGTCGTGGCGCCACCGTCGCCGCGCCGCCGAGCCCGGCGAGCCCGGGGGCCGCACCAACTGGTGGCTCACGGGGCTGATGATCTTCCTGTCCCTGAGCATCCTCGTGCCGATGTACCTCGTGGTCGTGACGGCGCTCAAGACGCCCGACCAGCTCTCGGGAGCCGGGTTCGACCTGCCGAGCCCCGTGACGTTCGGGAACTTCGGGGAGGCGTGGCGGCTCACGGACTTCCCGCGCTCGGCGCTCAACAGCGCGGTCATCACGGTCGGCGCGGTCGTCCTGACCCTGCTGACGAACTCGATGGTCGCGTACGCGATCGCCCGGAACATGCACCGCAGGCTGTTCAAGGGGCTGTTCTTCTACTTCATCGCGGCGCTGTTCGTGCCGTTCCCGATCCTCATGCTGACGGTCGCGAAGCTGACCGCGCAGCTGCACCTGGACAACCAGGCCGGGCTCATCCTGCTGTACACGGTGTTCGGCCTGTCGTTCAACGTGTTCGTGTACGTGGCCTACATCCACTCCATCCCGAAGGAGCTGGAGGAGGCCGCGATCATGGACGGCGCCAACGCGTGGACGGTGTTCTGGAAGGTGATCTTCCCGCTCCTGAGGCCGATGAACGCGACCGTCGGCATCATCACGTGCGTGTGGGCCTGGAACGACTTCATGCTGCCGCTCGTCATCCTGTCCGACCCGGAGGCCGCGACCCTGCCGCTGCAGCAGTACGTCTTCCAGGCGCAGTTCTCGACGAACTACACGGTCGCCTTCGCCTCGTACCTGCTGGCGATGGTCCCGCTGCTCGTCGTGTACGTGCTCGCGCAGCGCTGGGTGATCTCCGGCGTCACGCGCGGCGCGATCAAGTGA
- a CDS encoding carbohydrate ABC transporter permease, with protein MTATTAPARTGADRPQRIRRGGIASRTARAFYWMVLPAFALFFLLHTVPVLQGIYYSFTDSPGYGPYEFVGLANYVALFTDDRVLHAYVFTFQFAIVATVLVNVIALGVAMALNSRIKFRTTLRAVYFVPYVLAILVVGYVFQYLFAISIPAIAQSLGNERFSTSILGDENLAWIAIVVLAVWQAAAFNIVLYLAGLQTVPHELYEAASLDGAGSWRKFTSITFPMIWGFFVINMVLALKGFLQVFDHVIAMTGGGPGTATESVGVLIYKGGFQGGEFGYQLANAVVFMVVIIVFALVQFRVLQRGEGNVA; from the coding sequence ATGACCGCCACGACGGCCCCCGCGCGGACGGGGGCGGACCGGCCGCAGCGCATCCGCCGCGGCGGCATCGCCTCGCGGACCGCACGCGCGTTCTACTGGATGGTGCTGCCGGCGTTCGCGCTGTTCTTCCTGCTGCACACGGTGCCCGTGCTGCAGGGCATCTACTACAGCTTCACCGACTCGCCGGGGTACGGCCCGTACGAGTTCGTGGGCCTCGCCAACTACGTCGCGCTGTTCACCGACGACCGCGTGCTGCACGCGTACGTCTTCACGTTCCAGTTCGCGATCGTCGCGACGGTCCTCGTCAACGTGATCGCGCTCGGCGTCGCGATGGCGCTCAACAGCCGGATCAAGTTCCGCACGACGCTGCGGGCCGTCTACTTCGTCCCGTACGTGCTGGCGATCCTCGTCGTCGGGTACGTGTTCCAGTACCTGTTCGCGATCTCGATCCCCGCCATCGCGCAGTCGCTCGGCAACGAGCGGTTCTCGACGTCGATCCTCGGCGACGAGAACCTCGCGTGGATCGCGATCGTCGTCCTGGCCGTCTGGCAGGCCGCGGCGTTCAACATCGTGCTCTACCTCGCGGGTCTCCAGACGGTCCCGCACGAGCTCTACGAGGCCGCGTCGCTCGACGGCGCCGGGTCGTGGCGCAAGTTCACGAGCATCACGTTCCCGATGATCTGGGGCTTCTTCGTCATCAACATGGTGCTCGCGCTCAAGGGGTTCCTGCAGGTGTTCGACCACGTCATCGCCATGACGGGCGGTGGTCCGGGCACGGCGACGGAGTCGGTCGGCGTCCTCATCTACAAGGGCGGCTTCCAGGGCGGCGAGTTCGGCTACCAGCTCGCGAACGCCGTCGTCTTCATGGTCGTGATCATCGTGTTCGCCCTCGTCCAGTTCCGAGTCCTGCAGCGTGGAGAGGGGAACGTCGCATGA